AGATGGTGATGCCGGGGGACAACGTGACGATGGCGATCGAGTTGATCCAGCCGGTGGCGATGGAGAAGGAGCTGCGGTTTGCGATTCGGGAGGGGGGGCGGACGGTGG
This is a stretch of genomic DNA from Candidatus Methylomirabilota bacterium. It encodes these proteins:
- a CDS encoding elongation factor Tu, whose translation is MVMPGDNVTMAIELIQPVAMEKELRFAIREGGRTVGAGVVSEIVG